AGCTAAAGAAAATGCTAAACTAAGGTATTGGTGGAGCTGAATGCAGCCGTGGTATACaaggatatcatcaatttttCAAGCAGCGCAATTAACGACTAAAGGATGCTCCTGCTGGGATTCAAGAAGCTAAAGATCATTTTACGGCTCCAAATTTTAGTTGTATTTCGCGAAAAGCAAATGCTTGTGCCCGTTAGGTAGTTTTGCCAAAATTGGGGTCTACATTCGCATCACCCATCCTTCTTATCACATGTGCTCATTTCAACCGTGAATTGCTggcctaaaaagaaaaaatcccatTGAGGACACACACGACACACTCGAATGTCAGTCTCTGACCTTTGGTGGCTGGTTTCTGGAAATTCTATGAAAAACACCTCCATGGAAAGAAATCAATCCCTATTAAACATTGAAGTGAAGAACAGAATAGAAATTGATGCCTTCAAACCCAAAAAAtgaccccaaccccaaccccagAAAGCTGACTTTAGGTGGAACAACGAATTGCAGCAGATGGCAAACGGAAGcgaaagaatgaaagaagtcATAACAATtacctgaagaaggaagagtAGTTAGTGGAGATAAATCTTTTGTCATGGCTCAGGTGTgatcaatttcaattcattggATCTGAACACCACCAATGTAGATGAGAGAGATCTcttggatgaggggccaatagttGCCAGTCAGTTTTGAGCATCGATCTTTCAGAATCTCGCATAGAGATATCTCCAGAATTCAGACAGATCATAGTCTTCCTTATTTCTCCTTCCTGCCTTTCCttgacaacaaagaaaaagaaaatgtgctcTGAGATAGTGTGGAAATTTGAATAGAAAGATGAACCCTGAACTTTGACAAGGAAGTCAAATTTGAATGGCTTATAATCTGCAGGGttcattcaaatttaattgTCACATTTGCCAACTCGAATACACCCGTTTTAAATCCAATTTTTTGCATCCTTACAGAAGCTGCTGTTGTTGGAAGTAAGGAACCTTCTTCGTTTGACTATGAATATAGACCTCAATAATTGACATCGTGATACAGATTAATCTTTGAGAGCAtgtcgtgaaaaaaaaaaaaaaacagtttagaGCATAGTAGTACACCTACCAATAATAAAtagccttttgtttttcttttgttaagttgcaaaagatgaacatAAGCACATCAGTCACCTCCCTCGGCACTGTTTGCATTGATCCTCTTGagaaattttgccaaataaagaTGACAATGGGATATTCTGCAAAACAATCACCATTGAGAGAATTCAGGTCACTgagatatatataaaatttttaaaaaaaagataattggaAGAGAAAACATAACAAACACTGAAGTTGTGGACAAATAACAATATAAAAgcaacaattcttcatgattctcacgTCAAGCATAGTGCATTTCCATAAGTGGAAAGATAAGCAATTTTTGGCCATCAAACAGTTCAAGATATATCATCAATACGGACAGGCACATACACACATTATAAATCCAGCACTGTAAACAAGTCCATGTaagtattttttgttttgaggaatagTCACTTGTATGAAGCAATGATTGGTTGACTTGCTGTACCACATTAGAATTATAACCATTTCATTGCATGCTTCCTTGTTAAACAACACAGAGCAACCCAAATGTCAACATTGGACCTTCAGCAGTTGGTTTGTGGAAATTTAGGAGAAGCTTGTCCATGGAAAAACATGAACCTTTTAGCATCGAATTGAGGATTCGAAATAGAAATGGATCCTGGAGTAGCAGCAGTAGCTAAACGATAAGtgtgcaagaaagaaagaagtccaAATCATTACCTGAAgagcaaaaattagaaattggatAGATATCTTCTTAATGGATCTGAATTTGATCAACTACGATGAGGGGGATTTTTCGGATGAGGTGCCAATAGTCGCCACTGAGTTTGAGCATCAATCTTTCAGAAATTTAGAGTGAATTATGCCAAATACTTGGAGGAGGGAACGaagccatcctctggcaagttCCAATAACCTATAAAATGTAGCCACTCAAAAGTGGAGAGATGGCTGCAAAGACCACTTGATAATCTTTCCACGTTCCTCCTAGTTCTCATTCAAAGAGACGTAGAGATCAAGGAAACAGAATATTCCACGCTTCTTACATCCTCCCCTGTTGATAGCCTTTCCACATTCCTCATATTTATCATCCAAAAATCTGAAACAGGACTATCAATTAGTCCTGAATAAAAATCAACTTTCCTGCTTAGAGTGATCAGAACAAAATTATATGCATACCCAATTGACAGCAACGAAAAATGAACCGTGATACCCTcttgataacttttttttttcattgaaacaTTCTTGCGATTATGTTAACTTACAAGTACGGGAGACCACCAATCACGGTGACGGTGACTTGTTGGCACGGGCTGATATTCTACAAATGTGAAGTCATTAAATTGAATGATTGGTACATGTTGAAAACTCCTAAGAATGATTGCCTAGACCTGTTGTTTTATTTGGAGTGTGTTGCCGATAAAAATGTAAGCTGAGTCATGATAAGGTGGATGAAAGGCAGGGTGTGGAGTAAACCTAAGCTAGGTTTCATGAAGATTAACTGAGGCGGGGTCTTACGTAACATGCCATCACTGGGATTGAGGCCAGAAATGAAACAGGGGAGACGGTCGCCTACAGAGGATGCTGAATTACTTACTAGTCAAAAGAGCATTGCAGTGGCTAAAGAAAAAGATAGGCCCAAGGCAATAGATAAGATGGATGCAGCAGTGGCATACGAGGATATCATCAACTTCCTCAAGCAACGCAATTGGAGACTAAAGGAAGCTCTTGCTGGGATTCAGGCAAGCAAATATCATTCTTTCAGCCCTGAATTTTAGTTGTATTTCACGCTACGACGGTTTGTGGAAATTCTATACGACACTTCTCCATGGGAAAAAAATACTTCGCACAGAACATCGAATTGAAGAACAGAAGCGAAATTGCTGCATTCAAGACCAAAAAGCTTACCTAGACCGATTTTGCTTCACCAGGTTTGAAACCAATCAATGCGCATGTCAGGGATTTCTTGGACATCTACATGAAAGGGAAAATCAGTTTGCATCACACATCGAATTGAGGAAGCAGAATGGGAAATCGATGCCTTCGAAACCATAAACTTATCCAAACCCTAGAAAACCTGACCGTACCAGGACGAATCAATTTATTGGATCCGAGAGCCATCAATGTAGATTCGAGGGATCTcttggatgaggggccaatagttGCCGGTGTGTTTTGAGCATTGATCTTTCAGATTCTCGCAATCCCATATCCACAATGAtttgagggagggagggaggccatcctctggcaagtcCCTCAACTTCGGGCAatcaaaaaaccctaaactctggagagaggagagatggttgCGAAGGCCATCTGATAGTCTTTCCACGTTCCTCATATGTTCAATCGAAAGAGAGgtaagagaggaaggaaagagaagactccaggcatcctcctcatcctcctcctcctccgaagGAAACCgcaccttctctccctcccctcccataCTTCTTCCGTCAATAAATAGATCGTCGAGGgatgtgagaaggggtaagCCCCATTCTCTCACTGGCTGTTTCATATTCTCGCACTTGTCAATATGAAACGATTGCAAATTGGGAGGCAAACCTCCTTCGGGCAAGCATTGGATATTTTGGCAACGGTCAATGTCTATGTACCGGAGGGATGTAAGATGACGCCACTTTGGTAGAGACTTTATCTTTGGACAgtctgagagagagaaatgCGACAGGGTGatgggaaggggaagggaatcTATTATTTCCAATGCCCCGCACTCACGTATATGCAAATAAGTGAGATTGTTACAATTGGTGATACTGGCGATAGACTTTATGTTCGGACATCCCCCAAGTGTAAGCTTCGATAGGGTGAGGGGAAGGGGAGGAAATTCCTCTATCTGACGACAGCCACTTATACTCAATTCAATGAGATGGGAGAACGTGTGAAGGAATTGTGGTAGGCTTCTTAGATTTGGacaatagaaaattttcataaatttgagTGATTCTATGGTGATTTCTTCCAGTGATTCCACTCCCTCACAGTTTTCAATAACAAATTCCTTCAGAGTAGCAAGTCTACCTTTGGCTAAGGGAAAAGATGTCAGAGAATCACATTTACTTGTACATGAAGATTGAAGTTGAGACATTAGGTTGTTGTTGTTGGGGTCATATGAAGAAATGGTTGGTCTTATGAGTTTTGGACACCTTTTAATAGACAAATAACTGAGTGTGTACATCTTGCTTGGAAGCTTTTCTAAACTGGTGCAGTAAgtcaatttcatcttttcaagGTTGCATGGCAGCTCTATTTCTGTTTCTCCCACCACGAATGATGTGAACTGAGGACAGCTTTTGATGGTTAATTCTTGGAGGCAAGTAAGATTTAGCATTTCATTTCCATCTTGCCACAGGTATTTTAACTGGTCACACTCTCCTATATGAAGCTCCTTTAGCTTGATCAAGTGGCTCATAAACCCATGATCAAAGCAAACAAGCTCTGTAAGATTCTTAATTGTAAGAATGGTCAAAGAAGTTTGGTTGATCAAGCTCTTCAAGATCTCCTTGTTACAATCCTCAAGGAACAGCTCATGGAGAGATGGAAGACAAACATCATTGGTTGAGTTTTTCAAATGTGGACATGAATGAATTTCAAGCTTTGTGAGACGATCAAGTTGACAAGGCAATGTCTCGACCAACGAAGGACAGCCCCGAACAACAAGATGCTTAAGACAGGAGAATGAGACTTCTTCTTTTGGGCACCCAACATAAGGAGACCAATCCTTCCATGCCAACATCTCTTCGAACTTCAAAGTGGTTAAGGATGGAAAAGGCCTTGTACCTCCGTAAAATTCAAAGCCTATCATTCTTATTGCATGTAGACCTTTAAGAGATAATTCCTTAAGTGAAGGTAGTTGTCCAATCATAGACATCGACATAACATTAGGACAGTCCCTCAAGCATAAAGACACTATTTTAGAATAGGATGTACAATCTAACCATGATGGGAATATTGCACCACGATAGTTCAAAATAGCAAGATTTTCAAGACTAGTGTGAGGTCGCAGAGAGTCAAGCACCTGTGCTTCGCACTCATGATAATGGAGATCTCCCAAATGTTCACCCCAATGCAAGGATAAGTTGGTAAGGCCTAGCTTTTGAAGCAAATTAGCATCAACTGCATCTATAACTTTTTCCACATTTTGCAATTCTGATATGAATAATTCTCCTTCAAGATGTGGCAAGTTCTTTAACTCTTTCAACTGTGACCCTTTCTCTAGTCCTACCACAAATTTGGACAACATAATAAGATTCTTTAAATTATCGATACCCAACGGCATCTCTTTTAGACTCTTCGTATCTCTAATATCAAGAAACTGCAAGCTGACCAACTTTGTGAGACATTGAGGCAACTGTGAAAGCATTTGACAACCTCTTAAAATCAGAGCTTGTAATTTGCACAAGGCGCCGATCGACTCAGGTAGCCTCTCGATATTAGTGTACGAGAAATTGAGATATCGAAG
The nucleotide sequence above comes from Eucalyptus grandis isolate ANBG69807.140 chromosome 2, ASM1654582v1, whole genome shotgun sequence. Encoded proteins:
- the LOC120290885 gene encoding putative disease resistance RPP13-like protein 1 is translated as MYILESLGLCLLFLVGESLGLPSFYSFLSPLFLYHLDSPHPCPSSCSIVFSSCSSEPSACACWIASIDLIPFTGLLQEVYSEKVLFDKLSSLASDYVQREGTNPTILDDWKRMLVTINAVVDDAEEKQLTGNCLVKLWLDDVRDLAFDIEDLLDEFNIKATQVKSEVESRTSRGQWKRKFFSFIRPGSLVSDTKVQDINGRLQAIVKRRDYLSLRDNVVDRSNYINKRDLASSLPEPRFFGREKEEMEILELLIHEVKNYDATLSIVPIVGMGGVGKTALAQQLYNNAEVNSYFEKRAWVCVSDVFDVLNITKTILRSITGLSNEGQDLNELQVKLKDSLSGKRFLVVLDDIWNEKYEKWTTLLKPFEAGAKGSKIIITTRSREVASITGALPYPLGELSFDNCISLLAFHALGATNFESHLAFKIIGKKIVERCQGLPLAAKLFGGVLRTKKTPEEWQYTLNNKILNLPMAKNDEVLPVLRLSYVHLPSYLKRCFAYCAVFPKDYEIERDELVLLWIAEGFLDGQEANENILKLGRKHFDELVSRSFLQQSRIDASKFSMHDLLNDLAKSILGGTCFSSGGSQVASNEHDVSSLEKTRYASFIPPWFITSKCLKPYQGMKALRSLILVREGSSMGSFSISNKVLHDLLTNLKYLRVFSLCRSHIVEVPESVGDLKHLRYLNFSYTNIERLPESIGALCKLQALILRGCQMLSQLPQCLTKLVSLQFLDIRDTKSLKEMPLGIDNLKNLIMLSKFVVGLEKGSQLKELKNLPHLEGELFISELQNVEKVIDAVDANLLQKLGLTNLSLHWGEHLGDLHYHECEAQVLDSLRPHTSLENLAILNYRGAIFPSWLDCTSYSKIVSLCLRDCPNVMSMSMIGQLPSLKELSLKGLHAIRMIGFEFYGGTRPFPSLTTLKFEEMLAWKDWSPYVGCPKEEVSFSCLKHLVVRGCPSLVETLPCQLDRLTKLEIHSCPHLKNSTNDVCLPSLHELFLEDCNKEILKSLINQTSLTILTIKNLTELVCFDHGFMSHLIKLKELHIGECDQLKYLWQDGNEMLNLTCLQELTIKSCPQFTSFVVGETEIELPCNLEKMKLTYCTSLEKLPSKMYTLSYLSIKRCPKLIRPTISSYDPNNNNLMSQLQSSCTSKCDSLTSFPLAKGRLATLKEFVIENCEGVESLEEITIESLKFMKIFYCPNLRSLPQFLHTFSHLIELSISGCRQIEEFPPLPLTLSKLTLGGCPNIKSIASITNCNNLTYLHIRECGALEIIDSLPLPITLSHFSLSDCPKIKSLPKWRHLTSLRYIDIDRCQNIQCLPEGGLPPNLQSFHIDKCENMKQPVREWGLPLLTSLDDLFIDGRSMGGEGEKVRFPSEEEEDEEDAWSLLFPSSLTSLSIEHMRNVERLSDGLRNHLSSLQSLGFFDCPKLRDLPEDGLPPSLKSLWIWDCENLKDQCSKHTGNYWPLIQEIPRIYIDGSRIQ